The genomic region ttcaaaccctattttatttttacctactgttaatctgtcaagttactctgtacgttattaagtctgtctgttattaagttaatctatactttaatctgttagtctgtaagttagtgcatgttagtttataagcaaagtttcacctgtaattgacgaccatactgtttattgtatgtatttaaatgtgcggtcttttatgtatggaagttgtcggtgataaataaattaaaaaaaaaaaaaaaaaaaccctgtgcacgccactgccttaGGGGatataaatctaaaaaatcctaagcaaaaaataaataacaaaagttGTAATAGTTGAGACTTGTGACGACAACACTGGCGTAGAGGTGATAGTAGGCTTTGTAAATGGTATTGTACCTATAGAGGCAGGTGTTACTcaaaaaaaaacctgccaagtgcgagtcaggctcgcgcaacgagggttccgtgctacagtcgtattttttcgacattttgcacgataattccaaAACTCTATtcggacaaaatactttaggaattccttcacggtcactgctatctgtttatggaacgagcgtccctcgcaaatccatcgtgctgaatcccttaactaatttaaaattgacgtcaaagatcattacctatctctttgctatcatcagtaacagcatagtttattatttaaatctatatgtgtatatatatataaatgaccttaggaagcccatttatttctcttcatttatttgtctatgtcaatgtcatcacttatctatgtctatgatcacataatttgaatctgccgcgcattgacccgagagagctgtcaagtgtcaactgtcaggttgttattttattaaaacgttagctgtgcgagtgaatttcgaattataatataaaattagaatttaaagtttaaacaatacctaataaCAGTGAAATAATAGCTTCAATTGTTGTTTCTCTTTACAGGTAAGATAATCTTTAACAACTTATGTGTTTGGTTCTTGTAAAATGTCAGGtcgttaataaaacataatactctttacagagcaacgcaagatcttttatttcacaagagtgtttataaacacattatatatatctatgtaattttatgtatgtctattatactttatttgtatgtattagtgtattaacaatatgtattttatattcttattatatggtttagtttatttagctattggtatttaggtttattttacaccacctcccattgtccatttgttcgttttttccctagcgttaaggttgtctggaagagatcgctatttagcgataagaccgcctttttgtacctacttattaagatttctttttgtaacctgtcatttgtgtttctgtggtgcaataaagtatatacatacatacatacatactatgttgcataaaaataaataaaaatctgttttatgataccctacttgatatagttatcttacttcgaaaattgaaaatactaaatattagtttatgaccacaatttaaatttttttgtttaatgtaAAACCAAATTCACGAACATTTCGAAAAAATATACGGGTGTAACGAAATTGTCAGGTTCCCTATGTCTTCGGtacggatttttttatttttttttatttttaacggaTGCGGCGCGAGTTTCTTTACGCGGCGCGGAACCCGGACGGTGGGTTATTTACGTGGGCGCCAATGTAACGTAGCAAAGGAGGTTGGGGTTGGCAACGTCCTTACTACGTACATGAGATAGGAATTATACCTGACTTCGACTGATCGGGAGGTCTTTAAAGCAAACACGAATCGCACacaaaaacataatcatttatttacttcTAATTGTTAAGATTACCTTTTACAACAATTAATCTACATGACCGCTTTTATTCGGCTACTAAGGAATGATGATTTATATAATTCTACAACATACAATTCTATATACGGAGGGAAGATTTCTTAAACACGGACATCGGTACGCGGGTACCGGCGGCGGGTCTATAACGCAGATCGCGTCGCGGACGGCGGAGGGGAGCGAGACGCGCTGGGGGGAACGGACGGTAGCTGCGGCCGGCAGGCTGAAGGCCTGGACGGTGCTGGATGCTACCGGAGTCTCTCAACCTCTTCACCCTGGCCGAGCAGCGAGAAATCACACCGGCCGCAGTGGGCGAAGGCGCTGAGAGACTGTCGTGAACTCGTGGACGTTGCCCTATTTATAGTCTGGGGGGCGTGGCCTACTCGGTGGTGTGATCGCTCGGCGGAGATCGGCGGAGGTCGGTGGTGTGTTCGGTCGTGGAACATTCAAGATGCTTCCGCGCGTACTCGGCGCGCGGGCAGCTGACTGTTTGTGACACCTTGTCACAAGCTGTGCGAGTGAAtttcgaattataatataaaattagaatttaaagtttaaacaatacctaataaCAGTGAAATAATAGCTTCAATTGTTGTTTCTCTTTACAGGTAAGATAATCTTTAACAACTTATGTGTTTGGTTCTTGTAAAATGTCAGGtcgttaataaaacataatactctttacagagcaacgcaagatcttttatttcacaagagtgtttataaacacattataaAACAACAATTCTATAGCTATTTTTTGCAAGAACATGGAGAAGTTAAGATTGGAATTTGTTGTAAAAAAATCGATGGATGATCCGAAATCAAATGTCATCTGCTTAACatcaataactaataataatcgtACCTTCTTAATGCCGGAAGAATTCCAACCAGCAAAACTGCACGACACATTGATAAAAACTCAAACAtttcaaaaagtaaaaaccacACTACAAAAGAGAAATGATAGAAGACAAGTTTGGTTTACACTAACACCAGAGATATGTGGTACCTACATAGATGAAGATGGAAACATGCAGTTTAAAGGATATTTGCTAGAGGAATCAACACAAGAAACGCGGACACTGCCCTCTACTTCTGGAATTTCAGAAGAGGCTTTGACGAGAATCTTAGAGAATTTTGCTGAAAAAAAGAATTCATCGAAGTCCGACAATATAAAAAAGCTGACAGAAAAAATTGTATTAGAGAAATTCAATAATAAGATGTCAAATGTATCACAATGGATGGCTATTTTTGAATCAGAATGTATTCGTGTTGGTATAGAAGAAGACACTAAGAAAATTGAGGCCTTGAGATTATTCTTAGAAGATTCATGCCTCGATTGGTACAGTTCAAGACTCATAAAATGTACAGTAAACTCGGAATGGTCAACGTGGAAGGAAAACTTCTGTGAAACTTACGCAGACAGGGGATGGTCGCCAGTGAGATATGCAATGCTATTCAAATATAGACAAGGATCATTACTGGAATATGCTttgaaaaaggaaaaacttttattagaagttaataaatcaatggatAATACCACGTTAATTGATTTAATTGCCACCGGGCTCCCAAATTTTATTGCAGACAAAATCAATAGAACTAGCTTAAAGGAGACTAAGGATTTGTTTAATAATATCAGGGGCTTGGAACATCTAGTGAATAAAAAGAATTCGGGAATAAAAATGAAaggtttagaaaataaaattaaagaccgAGATGGAAGTTACAAACCATGCAGAATTTGTGAGAAAGAAAACAAAGGCAACCGGTATCACTCCGAATCTTTGTGTtggtataaaaacaaaaataatgataaacaaAAAAGAGATCAGATAAAAACAGTTAATAATTCAGAGTTAGAAACAGAATTAAACgaaataaatccaaaaaactAGTGATCCCGCCattaatcaaaattaaattgttattaaatGATTCCTTAGAAATAACAGGGATTTATGACTCTGGATCAAACGTTTCTTTAATAAATTCTAGATTACTATCTTTGAAacctaataacaataatattgcaATTGAAAATGCAAACTTAAAAACGATTAATGGCGTGAAAAAAACTAAAGGAATAGTAACATTAAAgataaagatttttgaaatggAAAAAAAAGCTAATGTTTTTGTGATTGATGAAGAAAACTTTGATTATGACTTTTTAGTTGGTCTGGACTGCATAAAAGAATTTCATCTGATTCAAAATGAGAAGTTAGAAATTACTCAGGGTACAATCAACctcaaaatagataataataaagaagAAGTAAGcctaaaaaccaaaaaaataccATCGGACATTTCAAATAGTAAGATTGaggaaaattatattaaaaatgtggAGGTCCTGAATAAAACTAAGGATAAATATACAATAAACTTCAATGAACATGTAGAAGAGACTAGTTTCATTATTTCTGTCAATCATCTGGATGTTCAAAAGCAGGCAGAGATAGAGGATTTAATATGCAAATATAAACCTCTTTTTGCTAAGGATAAATATGATATAGGCACTGTGAAAGGCTATGAAGCAcatattgatttattaattgaTAAATACTGTAGTAAAAGACCTTATAGGTGCACTATTGAAGACAAAAAAGAAATTGAACAGCAAGTATCTAAGTTATTACAGGAGAACCTAATTGAAGAGTCCTGCAGTCCTTTTGCTGCGCCAGTAACACTGGCCTATAAAAAAGAAGAAGGGAAAAGATCAAGACTATGTATAGATTTTcgtgaattaaataaaattgtggttcCTCAAGCGCAGCCGTTTCCACTTATAGAAGACTTGATGGTAAAGACTGCAAAGTGTAAATACTTCTCAACACTAGATATAAATTCAGCCTTCTGGTCCATTCCTTTGAAGATCGAAGACAGGGAAAAAACAGCATTTGTTACCCAGGATGGGCATTACCAATGGACATGCTTACCATTCGGTTTAAAAACATCACCTGcaatttttcaaagaatattgaGTAGTATTATACGGAAACACAGACTATCAGATTTCACTGTAAACTACATTGATGATATTTTGGTATTTTCTGAGACATTTTCAGACCACATCAAGCACTTATCACTTTTGCTGGAAGCAATATTAGAAGAAGGCTTTAGATTAAAATTCTCAAAATGTAACTTTGCACAAGACTCAGTAAAATATTTGGGCCATATTATCAAGAATAATACAGTCACTCCACTGAAAGATAACTTAATTGCTATAAAGAATTTCCCTGTTCCGAAAACCCAGAAAAATGTTAGACAGTTTCTAGGGAAGATAAACTTTTATGGGAAATATGTgccaaaaatatcaataatattagaTCCATTACATAATTTGTTAAGAAAAGGACAAAAATTTATTTGGTCAGGAGAATGTCAAGAGTCTTTTgagacaataaaaaaattactttgttcGCAACCTATTTTAGCGATCTTTGACCCTAATCTCCCGATACATATATATACAGACGCTAGTATACAAGGTATCGCTGCTGTTTTGAAGCAACCTCAACACAGTGGAGAAGAAAAACCATGTGCATATTTTTCAAGAAAATTAaatgacacacaaaaaaaagaaaaaagccaTTTATCTAGAATGTTTAGCAATAAAGGAAGCAGTAAAATACTGGCAATACTGGCTTATAGGAAAAAGATTCAAGGTTTTCACTGATCATAAACCTTTAGAGAAAATGAACATAAAGGCAAGAACAGATGAGGAACTAGGAGACTTAACGTATTACCTATCACAGTTCAACTTTGAGATAGAATACTCTCCAGGAAAATACAATGTGGAAGCAGATAGCTTAAGCAGAAATGCAGTATTAGACCCATGGGAAAATCaagatgaaattttaaaaattataaacttgaTTCAACTAGAGGATATACAAAATGATCAAAAAAGGAATCAAGATATAAACCagaataaatataaagtaacatTAAAAGATAACATATACTATCGTAAGGATGGGAAAAGGGAAAAGATAATACTAACTGAGgaatttagtaaaaaatttatACAGAAAATACATTATATGTACTGTCATATTGGGATACAACAGATGAAAAGGAAAATTAATCCATTCTATACAGCAAAAAATTTAacatataatatcaaaaaaatttgtGACAACTGTGAAATCTGTATAAAAAACAAATCTAGAGGGAAATATAATTTTGGACTAATGTCTCACTTAGGTCCGGCTACTTATCCTTTTGAAATAATGTCTATAGATACTATTGGTGGATTTAGTGGCTCACGTTCTACAAAGACATATTTACACCTCCTAGTAGACCACTTTTCGAGATATGCTTATATTTTGACTTCGAAAACCCAAAATGCCAATGATTTTATAAGGTTGGTCCAAAAGGTAACAcgtgaaaataaaattggcTTAATTTTATCTGATCAATATCCCGGCATCAAttcaaaggattttaaaaatttcttagACAAAGAGAATATACCTATCATCTTTACTGCAGTGAATTCACCATTTTCTAATGGTCTGAATGAAAGATTAAATCAAAcactgacaaataaaataagatgtAAGATAAATGAAAGGAAAGATAAATTAGCTTGGACAACTATTGCTCATGAATGCACAAAAAGTATAATGAAACGGAACATACTGTAACAGGATTTTCACCAAAATATCTATTGGAAGGAAAAAATGTTGATATACTACCAGAAGAATTGAAACAAGATAAAATCCGTAATGATTTATTGAAGGATAGAAAAACCGCATTggaaaacactttaaaatcgcacaattataataaacaatACTTTGACAAGAACAGGAGAACATGTGAATTAAAAGTAGGAGACTTAGTATATGTTGAAAATGGTAACCGTTTGAACAGGAAAAAACTAGATGAGTTAAAAATTGGCCCGTATGAGGTCTTAGAAAAAATTTCAACCTCAGTCTACAAAATAAACACAGGACATAAGAAGTGTGAATCAAACCTATTCCACATAACAAAATTGGTTCCAGTGTTGAATTGACGACGGCTGGGGGGGGAGATATAAATGACCTTAGGAAGCCCATTTATTTCTCTTCATTTATTTGTCTATGTCAATGTCATCACTTATCTATGTCTATGATCACATAATTTGAATCTGCCGCGCATTGACCCGAGagagctgtcaagtgtcaactgtcaggttgttattttattaaaacgttagctgtgcgagtgaatttcgaattataatataaaattagaatttaaagtttaaacaatacctaataaCAGTGAAATAATAGCTTCAATTGTTGTTTCTCTTTACAGGTAAGATAATCTTTAACAACTTATGTGTTTGGTAAAATGTCAGGtcgttaataaaacataatactctttacagagcaacgcaagatcttttatttcacaagagtgtttataaacacattatatatatctatgtaattttatgtatgtctattatactttatttgtatgtattagtgtattaacaatatgtattttatattcttattatatggtttagtttatttagctattggtatttaggtttattttacaccacctcccattgtccatttgttcgttttttccctagcgttaaggttgtctggaagagatcgctatttagcgataagaccgcctttttgtacctacttattaagatttctttttgtaacctgtcatttgtgtttctgtggtgcaataaagtatatacatacatacatacatactatgttgcataaaaataaataaaaatctgttttatgataccctacttgatatagttatcttacttcgaaaattgaaaatactaaatattagtttatgaccacaatttaaatttttttgtttaatgtaaaaccaaattcacggttttcagatttttcccctaatgccagctataagacctacctacctgccaaattttatgattctaagtcaacgggaagtaccctgtaggtttcttgacagacagacagacagaccgacagacagacaacaaagtgatcttatcaTCAAAAGTGATCaataaagggttccgtttttccttttgcggtacggaaccctaaaaattaaattaaattaaattagagtCAGATTAAGATTAAAGATTACGACAATGTTTACGACGATTATTgtatactagaggatgcccgcgacttcgtccgcatagatttaggttttttaaaaatcccgtgggaactctttgatttcccgggataaaaagttgcctatgtcaattttcgTGATGAAAGctctctctgtaccaaatttcatcaaaatcggttaaacagttgggccgtgataagttagcagacagacagacggacatacacactttcacatttataatattagtatggatttgaatACAATAACTTcgtgatttttaaaatgatCGTTACAAATGCTCTACAGAAATTTTTTATGGTACCACCACCGAAACAttctctgttgattaaaaaaaaagttgcaaaTCAGttcagaaacctggaaaaaaatcgatgtacctacatacataaaaaaaaagtcgaaaaaaaaacgggccgtattgagaaccacctcctttttggaagtcggtttaaaAACCCGTTTTTCTATGAAAGTGCTTGTTCCCTGCGAccgttgtacataatattttattgatgatTCCCTACGTCACAGGAAACCATTAGGATAATgtccctacctacctatagacaAGCAAGTGGTATACCTTTTAGGACAGCAAGCTCTCCCACAGGCCATTAAGGAGTTTAGCTGCGGCCGGCAAGAGGGTTCGTTAAATATTATAGTTTGCATTAAACTTTCAATATCGATTatgttgggatatttagaatttataggaaaaatatcagtaaaaggaaaaatttggacgtcctgtttgagatatatatttgaagtgagtTAAAAAGTCATCGAACGtaaaacaaaggattttagaaaaaaataggaataagaatatatttaaatataaacaatttagtttacagccagttccaacatccccctttaaactaaattgtcttacaaaaaaaaaacttaacataaCATATTAACACACAGGAACAAGAAAAAACTAACTAAGACCTAAACTACCTATAATTCTACTAGTTGCGATAGGCCCCAGTGGTTTGGTAAGAATATCTGCGGGTATATCACAACTTTTCATATAGtctaaaataattgtattattacTAACTTTTTCTCGTATAAAATGAAAACGAGTGTCAATATGCTTCGTCCTGCTATGGTGCACAGGATTGTGAGCTAAGTTTAGTGCACTCTGACTATCTGACAATATCTTAATTGTAGATATCTTACCCGTAATATCCTCTATAAATTTACGTAAATAACAGGCTTCTTTAGTTGCTGCAGTAAGAGCCATGTACTCAGCTTCAGTGGATGACAGAGCAACAGTTGGTTGTTTCTTTGATTCCCAAGACACTGGTCCACCAGCTAATTTAAAGACATAGCCCGTGTAAGACTTTCTGTCAATTGGACAATTTGCCCAATCAGCATCTGCATACCCTGTTAACGGCTTTCCAGTTTTCCTATATATTAAGGAATACTCTAGTGTACCCTTCAGGTATTGAAGAATCCTTTTTGCTGCTTTCCAATGTTCCGTTGAAAAACACGTATTAAATTGGCTTAAGTAGCTCGTCGCAAATGCTATATCAGGACGTGTATTGACTGCCAAGAACATAAGGCATCCTATTAGATTTCTGTAAGGCAGCAGCAATGACTCACCTCTAACGTTTCGTTCTAATTTGCTGTGAGCTAAAGGAGTACGAGCAGACTTACATTCACTCATATTAAATTTGTCCAATATGGACAATATATAATTTGATTGACTAACTTTTATGTAATCTTGATTCCTTTCTATTTGTAATCCTAAATAAGACTTCAAATTGCCAAGATCTTTCAAACTAAAATAACTTGACAAGTCATTTTTAACAATATCAAACGTCACGTCAGAATTATAAAAGACAATTATGTCATCCACGTAGACACCCAAAATAACAAGTTCATCACCAAAAAGTTTCGTAAATACACAAGGCTCAGAAGAAGTTCCTACAAAACCTATTTTTGAAAGTACTTCATTCAATTTTTTGTTCCAAGCACGAGGTGCCTGTTTTAGACC from Maniola hyperantus chromosome 16, iAphHyp1.2, whole genome shotgun sequence harbors:
- the LOC138403443 gene encoding uncharacterized protein, with the protein product MEKLRLEFVVKKSMDDPKSNVICLTSITNNNRTFLMPEEFQPAKLHDTLIKTQTFQKVKTTLQKRNDRRQVWFTLTPEICGTYIDEDGNMQFKGYLLEESTQETRTLPSTSGISEEALTRILENFAEKKNSSKSDNIKKLTEKIVLEKFNNKMSNVSQWMAIFESECIRVGIEEDTKKIEALRLFLEDSCLDWYSSRLIKCTVNSEWSTWKENFCETYADRGWSPVRYAMLFKYRQGSLLEYALKKEKLLLEVNKSMDNTTLIDLIATGLPNFIADKINRTSLKETKDLFNNIRGLEHLVNKKNSGIKMKGLENKIKDRDGSYKPCRICEKENKGNRYHSESLCWYKNKNNDKQKRDQIKTVNNSELETELNEINPKN